A stretch of Blautia liquoris DNA encodes these proteins:
- a CDS encoding beta-mannosidase, with amino-acid sequence MQKQELREGWALICQDKKLKTSVPFSMYYDLLEHGEIEDPFYRDNESEAFHLSEEDYSYTLDFIPDETIRKSNRIVLRFEGIDTLADIYLNGSLLGSTYNMHRTWEFQVKELLTEGTNHLSVLFHSPVRYMQEQIREHGEIPCNTDTLDGFPYLRKSSCMSGWDWGPRLPDMGIFRKVFLLGIDNLRIEDVHVRQQHHSGNVMLNFQVNVESEKAAEWSYRVVIDTPDGKCLNFEDSPMEVKITEPLLWWPRGYGDPNLYNIRVEACANGEICDVWEKKIGLRTMRIRKDKDQWGESFAHEVNGMAIFAMGADYIPEDCLLPRITEEKTKDLLKQCVLANYNTIRVWGGAYYPDDWFYDICDELGLLVWQDLMFACSTYLLTDEFEDNISHEIVENVRRIRHHACLALWCGNNEMEEMVESGFASSPRLRGDYTRIFSYIIPKIIRREDPDTFYWPSSPSSGGDFDNTQDETRGDAHYWMVWHGYRPFPDYRKHNFRYASEFGFESMPSEKTIESFTLPDDRNVFSYVMERHQKSLNGYSKMMMYMSQYFLYPKDFSSLIYASQLMQGQAMRYAVEHWRRNRGECMGAIIWQINDCWPVASWSSIDYFGRWKALQYFEKRFFAPVMISCCEEGMLTQDPNPNARAYDMEKSIHLNIANETTREQTVAVRWSLRDSQSAVIGEEHEEKVTVPALSSVWLDKVNLPHARIRQDHVTYSCIQDEEVISEGSVLFSMPKFYEYTNPQLEVSVDGDTITVRSQAYAGNVELLNENEDWVLSDNYFDMEAGEKQVKILSGKASKIRIRSIYDIAR; translated from the coding sequence ATGCAAAAACAAGAACTGAGAGAGGGCTGGGCGCTGATTTGTCAAGACAAAAAATTGAAAACAAGTGTGCCTTTTTCTATGTATTATGATTTGCTGGAACATGGAGAAATCGAGGATCCATTTTACAGGGATAATGAAAGCGAGGCATTTCATCTGTCCGAGGAAGATTATAGTTATACGCTGGATTTTATACCTGATGAAACCATACGAAAATCAAATCGAATAGTTCTCAGATTTGAGGGAATTGATACATTAGCTGATATCTATCTGAATGGATCATTACTTGGCAGTACATATAATATGCACAGAACCTGGGAATTCCAGGTCAAAGAATTGCTTACTGAAGGTACGAATCATCTGTCTGTCCTATTTCACTCTCCGGTGCGCTATATGCAGGAGCAGATCAGAGAGCATGGAGAGATTCCCTGTAATACAGACACACTGGATGGTTTTCCTTATCTTCGCAAGTCCAGCTGTATGTCCGGATGGGATTGGGGTCCAAGGCTTCCGGATATGGGAATTTTTAGAAAGGTATTCCTGTTGGGGATTGATAACCTTCGCATAGAAGATGTGCATGTGAGACAGCAGCATCATAGCGGGAATGTTATGTTGAACTTTCAGGTCAATGTCGAATCAGAGAAGGCAGCAGAATGGAGTTACCGTGTGGTAATTGATACACCGGATGGTAAATGCCTGAACTTTGAAGATTCACCGATGGAGGTCAAGATAACAGAGCCACTGCTCTGGTGGCCGAGGGGGTACGGGGATCCAAACCTATATAACATCCGTGTAGAGGCTTGCGCAAATGGAGAGATCTGTGATGTCTGGGAGAAAAAAATTGGTCTTCGCACAATGAGAATTCGAAAAGATAAAGATCAATGGGGTGAGAGCTTTGCTCACGAGGTAAATGGTATGGCAATCTTCGCTATGGGAGCCGACTATATTCCTGAGGATTGCCTACTTCCCAGAATTACAGAAGAGAAGACAAAAGATTTGTTAAAGCAGTGTGTTCTGGCAAATTATAATACGATCCGTGTCTGGGGAGGAGCGTATTATCCGGATGACTGGTTCTATGATATCTGCGATGAACTCGGACTGCTTGTCTGGCAGGACCTGATGTTTGCCTGTTCCACGTATCTTCTGACAGATGAGTTTGAGGACAATATATCTCACGAGATCGTGGAAAATGTGAGGAGAATACGCCACCATGCCTGTCTTGCACTGTGGTGTGGAAATAATGAGATGGAGGAAATGGTAGAAAGTGGATTCGCTTCGAGTCCGCGGCTGAGGGGGGACTATACCCGTATCTTTAGTTATATCATTCCGAAGATTATACGCAGGGAAGATCCAGATACTTTTTACTGGCCTTCCAGTCCGTCATCCGGCGGTGATTTTGATAATACTCAGGATGAGACAAGAGGAGATGCCCACTACTGGATGGTATGGCATGGGTACCGTCCGTTTCCCGATTACAGAAAACATAATTTCCGCTATGCATCAGAATTTGGATTCGAGTCCATGCCGTCTGAAAAAACGATTGAAAGCTTTACCCTGCCAGATGATCGCAATGTGTTTTCTTATGTTATGGAGCGGCATCAGAAGAGCCTGAATGGGTATTCTAAGATGATGATGTATATGTCACAGTATTTCTTATACCCGAAGGATTTTTCTTCACTCATCTATGCTTCTCAGCTGATGCAAGGTCAGGCGATGCGCTATGCTGTTGAACACTGGAGAAGAAACAGGGGAGAATGCATGGGTGCAATCATCTGGCAAATTAATGACTGTTGGCCCGTTGCATCCTGGTCATCCATTGATTACTTTGGAAGATGGAAGGCACTGCAGTATTTTGAAAAGCGTTTTTTCGCCCCAGTTATGATTTCCTGCTGTGAAGAGGGAATGCTTACGCAGGATCCGAATCCCAATGCGAGAGCATATGACATGGAAAAGAGTATTCATCTAAATATAGCAAATGAGACGACAAGGGAGCAAACCGTGGCGGTTAGATGGAGTCTCAGAGATAGTCAATCTGCGGTCATAGGAGAAGAACACGAAGAGAAAGTAACGGTACCGGCACTTTCCAGTGTCTGGCTGGATAAAGTCAATCTTCCACATGCAAGAATTCGCCAGGATCATGTGACCTATTCCTGTATCCAAGACGAAGAGGTTATTTCTGAGGGAAGTGTTCTGTTCTCTATGCCGAAATTTTATGAGTATACGAATCCACAACTGGAAGTATCCGTCGATGGCGATACCATTACAGTCAGATCTCAGGCATATGCAGGAAACGTAGAACTGTTAAATGAAAACGAAGACTGGGTGCTGTCTGATAACTATTTTGACATGGAAGCAGGAGAGAAACAGGTAAAAATACTTTCCGGAAAAGCAAGCAAGATAAGAATCCGCAGCATCTATGACATTGCAAGGTAA
- a CDS encoding tyrosine-type recombinase/integrase, with protein sequence MDKRTTYHEQTDVDNTLKLREVLRTLPDFVNDFFRAVSTTTSTSTRIKYAYDIRIFFQFLLHDNPVYSKYSMSDFTLSDLENVTALDLEEYIEYLKAYKAFGDDDYITNGERGLKRKISALRTFYGYYYRHEMIQNNPTLLIDMPKLHEKEIIRLDEDEVARLLDYVESCGDSMTPHQRAYYDKTKSRDLAIITLMLGTGIRVSECVGLDIEDLDFKNNALKLIRKGGNEMFVYFGDEVEKALKDYLLDRKKTSPVIGHEHALFYSSQRKRINVKTVENLVKKYARHITTTKKITPHKLRSTYGTNLYKETGDIYLVADVLGHKDVNTTKKHYAAMDDTTRRKAARAVKLRED encoded by the coding sequence ATGGATAAACGCACTACTTATCATGAACAGACCGATGTCGACAACACATTAAAACTTCGTGAGGTTCTTCGAACTCTTCCGGATTTTGTCAATGATTTTTTTCGTGCTGTGAGCACAACAACATCTACAAGCACAAGAATCAAATATGCCTATGACATCCGTATATTCTTTCAGTTTCTATTACATGATAATCCCGTCTACAGCAAGTACTCAATGTCCGATTTTACCCTTTCGGACCTTGAAAATGTGACTGCTCTTGATCTTGAAGAATATATTGAATATTTAAAGGCCTACAAGGCTTTCGGCGATGACGATTACATAACTAACGGTGAACGAGGTCTGAAACGCAAAATATCTGCGCTTCGAACCTTCTACGGGTACTATTACAGACATGAAATGATACAAAATAATCCAACGCTTCTGATTGACATGCCTAAACTTCACGAAAAAGAAATCATACGTTTGGATGAAGATGAAGTTGCAAGGCTTCTGGATTATGTCGAATCCTGCGGTGATTCCATGACACCTCATCAGCGTGCATATTATGATAAGACAAAATCTCGTGATCTCGCAATCATCACTCTCATGCTGGGAACAGGTATTCGAGTTTCAGAATGCGTAGGACTTGACATTGAAGATCTTGACTTTAAAAATAATGCCTTGAAACTTATCCGAAAAGGCGGTAACGAGATGTTTGTCTACTTCGGAGACGAGGTAGAAAAAGCATTAAAAGATTACCTGTTGGATCGAAAAAAAACATCTCCTGTAATCGGACATGAACACGCACTCTTCTATTCCTCGCAGAGAAAACGAATTAACGTGAAAACAGTAGAGAATCTTGTAAAAAAATACGCAAGGCATATTACAACGACAAAAAAGATTACCCCACATAAGCTCCGCAGTACCTATGGAACTAATCTTTACAAAGAGACCGGTGACATTTACCTTGTCGCAGATGTTCTGGGGCATAAGGACGTCAACACAACGAAAAAGCATTATGCAGCCATGGATGACACTACAAGAAGGAAGGCTGCTCGAGCTGTTAAACTGCGTGAAGACTAA
- a CDS encoding amino acid ABC transporter permease — MNEFMAALESVFTKSNLIYMFRGLGVTLYVALISVLLSMVFGTILALFRSYGNKFLKGFSIVYIELFRNTPNLLWVLAIRFMVRMPKPFDAPMYSGILSFTLFTSAVMAEIVRGGLNSVPKGQFEAAFSQGFNFPKTIVHIILPQCFKAIVPSMLSQVITVIKDTSFLAQVAIEEFFNNSKWVMSAQIDSTINQTMRVFIIFGFISVVYFVINFSLSCIVRSRKKRQTA, encoded by the coding sequence ATGAATGAATTTATGGCAGCATTGGAAAGTGTATTCACAAAGAGCAATCTGATTTATATGTTTCGCGGGCTTGGTGTGACACTTTATGTGGCATTGATATCCGTTCTTCTGAGTATGGTTTTTGGAACGATTCTGGCTCTGTTTCGATCCTACGGCAATAAATTTTTAAAAGGATTTTCAATTGTATATATTGAGCTTTTCCGCAATACACCGAATCTATTATGGGTACTGGCAATTCGTTTTATGGTTCGTATGCCGAAGCCGTTTGATGCACCTATGTATTCCGGTATCTTGTCGTTTACACTGTTTACCAGTGCAGTTATGGCTGAGATCGTAAGAGGAGGGCTTAATTCTGTTCCAAAGGGGCAGTTTGAAGCGGCTTTTTCACAGGGATTTAATTTTCCTAAGACCATTGTGCATATTATCTTACCACAATGTTTTAAGGCCATTGTACCGTCAATGTTATCACAGGTAATCACAGTAATTAAAGATACATCGTTTCTGGCACAGGTTGCAATCGAAGAGTTCTTTAACAACAGCAAATGGGTGATGTCGGCACAGATTGACAGCACCATAAATCAGACAATGCGAGTATTTATAATCTTTGGATTTATATCCGTTGTATATTTCGTTATCAACTTTTCTTTATCCTGTATTGTACGCAGCAGAAAAAAGAGACAGACTGCCTGA
- a CDS encoding amino acid ABC transporter permease, with protein MSAFSVDKWEKLFDNIGPFFQGFGVTLYIVLFALLMSLALGVVFGVMSASHNKILRGISRVYVEFFQNTPLLVQVFFLYNALPYMNINLSVKLIGILGVGVYHGAYMSEVVRTGIEAVPKGQEEAAISQGFGYTQIMKSIILPQALKIMLPPLTNIAANLIKNTSILAIIAGGDLMYQADSFASSTLAYGPAYLVVGIMYFIICFPLARLSGYLEKKFGEKPKPKDYTELLKSYKVGEEESK; from the coding sequence ATGAGCGCTTTTTCAGTTGATAAATGGGAAAAACTGTTTGATAATATAGGACCTTTTTTCCAGGGATTTGGAGTCACTTTATATATTGTCTTGTTTGCACTTTTGATGTCTCTGGCTTTGGGCGTTGTCTTTGGAGTCATGTCTGCAAGCCATAACAAGATTTTAAGAGGGATCTCAAGGGTATATGTGGAATTCTTTCAGAATACGCCACTGTTAGTTCAGGTATTCTTTTTATACAATGCGCTGCCCTATATGAATATCAATCTCTCAGTTAAGCTAATTGGTATTCTGGGCGTAGGAGTCTACCATGGTGCTTATATGTCCGAGGTTGTTCGAACAGGCATCGAAGCAGTTCCAAAAGGTCAGGAAGAGGCTGCTATCTCCCAGGGATTTGGATACACACAAATTATGAAAAGTATTATTCTTCCACAGGCACTTAAAATTATGTTGCCTCCGCTTACGAATATTGCTGCAAATCTGATTAAAAACACCTCGATTTTGGCAATTATAGCCGGCGGTGATCTGATGTATCAGGCAGATTCTTTTGCATCGAGTACGCTGGCCTATGGACCGGCTTATCTGGTAGTGGGCATTATGTATTTCATTATTTGCTTTCCCCTTGCCAGACTTTCCGGATATCTGGAGAAAAAATTCGGGGAAAAACCGAAACCAAAGGATTATACCGAACTGCTAAAATCGTATAAAGTGGGAGAGGAGGAGTCGAAATGA
- a CDS encoding transporter substrate-binding domain-containing protein, whose amino-acid sequence MRKKKVQISLLLAFVSFTAALAGCGNSPDDILNKKEVKVGVKNDIPNFGLMNIDTREFEGFEIDVAKEVCKKVFGDDVKVEFEAVTAKTRGPLLETGELDMDAATFTITDERKETYNFSQPYYTDHVKLMVKKSSGIDDFMGLDGKTIGVSQSATTEESLKEAAKEAGITLNFSEFSSYPEIKAALDSGRVDCFSVDGSILSGYLNDSLKLLPDEFSPQEYGIAMAKRNTKLAKEVDNVISDMKENGELDKLMEKWGLNQ is encoded by the coding sequence ATGAGAAAGAAAAAAGTACAAATCTCCCTGTTGCTGGCGTTCGTATCATTTACAGCTGCGCTGGCTGGGTGTGGAAACTCGCCGGATGATATCCTAAATAAAAAAGAGGTCAAGGTCGGCGTTAAAAATGATATACCAAATTTTGGCCTGATGAATATCGATACGCGAGAATTTGAAGGATTTGAGATTGATGTCGCAAAGGAAGTCTGCAAAAAAGTATTCGGCGATGATGTAAAAGTCGAATTTGAAGCTGTAACTGCCAAAACCAGAGGTCCTCTGCTGGAAACAGGAGAGTTGGATATGGATGCCGCCACTTTCACAATCACAGATGAGCGAAAAGAAACCTATAATTTTTCCCAGCCATATTACACAGACCATGTAAAACTGATGGTGAAAAAGTCCTCGGGCATCGATGATTTCATGGGGTTAGACGGGAAGACAATTGGCGTATCACAGTCAGCTACAACTGAAGAATCGTTGAAAGAGGCAGCTAAAGAGGCCGGAATCACTCTGAATTTCAGTGAGTTTTCCAGTTATCCAGAAATCAAGGCAGCATTAGATTCAGGCCGCGTCGACTGTTTTTCTGTTGACGGCTCCATCTTAAGCGGATATTTGAATGATTCACTGAAACTTCTTCCAGATGAGTTCTCACCTCAGGAATATGGAATTGCTATGGCTAAGAGAAACACGAAACTGGCCAAAGAAGTTGACAACGTTATTTCTGATATGAAGGAAAATGGTGAACTGGACAAATTAATGGAGAAATGGGGGTTGAATCAATGA
- a CDS encoding amino acid ABC transporter ATP-binding protein has product MIRLEDVHKSYGDNEVLKGINLHVKEGEKVVIIGPSGSGKSTLVRLMNCLEEPTSGRVFIHTHELTKKNRAFINKMHSAMVFQQFNLYPNMTVLDNLILGPTKLKKVPKDEAIETAMVYLKKVGLQDKAGAYPQNLSGGQQQRIAIARALTMKNRVILFDEPTSALDPEMVQEVLDVIINLSHEKNFTMVIVTHEMGFAKQVADRVLFVDGGIILEEGTPQHFFENPQNERTKEFLSKIIR; this is encoded by the coding sequence TTGATAAGATTAGAAGATGTACACAAGAGTTATGGAGATAATGAAGTACTAAAGGGTATTAACCTTCATGTAAAGGAAGGTGAGAAAGTTGTTATCATCGGTCCTTCGGGTTCAGGAAAAAGTACTCTGGTACGCCTGATGAACTGTCTGGAAGAACCCACATCCGGGAGAGTCTTTATTCATACCCATGAACTGACCAAAAAAAATCGTGCATTTATCAACAAGATGCATAGCGCCATGGTATTTCAGCAGTTTAACCTATATCCCAATATGACAGTTTTGGACAATCTGATTCTTGGTCCGACCAAATTGAAAAAAGTGCCAAAAGATGAGGCAATTGAGACGGCCATGGTCTATCTGAAAAAAGTCGGCCTGCAGGATAAGGCTGGTGCATATCCGCAGAACCTCTCCGGAGGGCAGCAGCAGAGAATTGCCATTGCCCGTGCGCTGACTATGAAAAACCGCGTAATCCTGTTTGATGAGCCGACCTCAGCGCTTGATCCTGAGATGGTTCAGGAGGTTTTAGATGTAATCATAAATCTGTCACATGAAAAGAATTTCACCATGGTAATCGTAACTCACGAGATGGGATTCGCCAAACAAGTAGCCGATCGCGTTCTATTCGTAGACGGTGGTATCATTCTAGAAGAAGGAACCCCGCAACATTTCTTTGAAAATCCTCAAAATGAAAGAACGAAGGAATTTTTAAGCAAGATTATACGATAA
- a CDS encoding alpha/beta hydrolase, giving the protein MQYKEIPIQLQGSQDYARLCLYLLDVSGEYQLGMKRPMVIICPGGGYERTSDREAEPVAAQFLAMGYHAAVLRYSTAPSTFPTSLLELSFSVQYIKKHAQAWSIDTNHVFVMGFSAGGHLAASYGAFWNKDFISNAIHTETDHLKINGLILCYPVITSDPAYLHEGSFMKLLGSNYPEKKDEVSIERLVTKDFPKTFLWHTYTDQAVPVENSLLLAMALRKANVGLELHIYPEGRHGLSLADETTSSCERKDELNISVQTWISLLKTWIRENSR; this is encoded by the coding sequence ATGCAATATAAAGAAATACCCATTCAACTTCAGGGTTCACAAGACTATGCAAGACTGTGCCTTTATCTTTTGGATGTCTCAGGGGAATACCAGCTAGGAATGAAACGTCCTATGGTCATCATCTGTCCCGGCGGCGGTTATGAGAGGACAAGTGATCGTGAGGCTGAACCTGTCGCCGCTCAGTTTCTTGCAATGGGGTATCATGCTGCGGTACTGCGATATTCCACCGCTCCCTCAACGTTTCCCACCTCATTGCTGGAATTGTCATTTTCCGTCCAATACATAAAGAAACATGCACAAGCATGGAGTATTGATACAAATCATGTATTTGTCATGGGCTTTTCAGCAGGCGGACATCTGGCTGCTTCTTATGGTGCTTTCTGGAATAAAGACTTTATATCAAATGCTATTCATACAGAAACAGATCATTTGAAAATAAACGGATTGATTCTATGCTATCCGGTAATCACCTCCGATCCTGCTTATTTGCATGAGGGAAGTTTTATGAAACTTCTGGGATCGAACTATCCCGAAAAGAAAGATGAGGTTTCCATAGAACGTCTTGTGACAAAAGACTTCCCAAAGACCTTTCTGTGGCATACATACACAGATCAGGCGGTTCCTGTGGAGAATTCCCTTTTGCTTGCCATGGCTCTTCGCAAGGCAAATGTCGGCCTTGAACTACATATCTATCCCGAAGGGAGACATGGTCTGTCGCTTGCAGATGAGACAACTTCCTCATGCGAACGAAAAGACGAGCTGAATATATCGGTTCAAACATGGATTTCTCTACTAAAAACATGGATTAGGGAAAACAGCAGATAA
- the lexA gene encoding transcriptional repressor LexA, translating into MEIEKISDKQEEILDYLKETIIKRGFPPSVREIGKAVNLKSTSSVHAHLESMEKKGYIRRDPSIPRAIEIMDEDFNRRRVSQYETGEPTPEAELTQVPVLGTVAAGQPLLAVENITEYLPVPVSHLPNTVTFMLTVKGDSMINAGIFDGDYVLVEQRDIAADGEKVVAMVDDSATVKTFYKEDGYYRLQPENDSMDPILIYKDLRILGIVIGVFRFFKK; encoded by the coding sequence ATGGAAATTGAGAAAATCAGTGATAAACAAGAGGAAATACTGGACTATCTAAAAGAGACAATTATTAAACGAGGATTTCCGCCTTCCGTCCGAGAGATAGGAAAAGCAGTCAATCTGAAATCGACATCATCCGTACACGCCCATCTTGAATCCATGGAGAAGAAAGGATATATCCGCAGGGATCCCTCGATTCCAAGAGCAATTGAGATCATGGATGAAGATTTTAACCGCAGACGTGTCTCTCAGTATGAAACCGGAGAGCCAACACCGGAAGCAGAATTGACTCAGGTACCTGTTCTTGGTACTGTAGCAGCCGGACAGCCTCTGCTGGCCGTTGAAAACATTACTGAGTATCTTCCGGTTCCGGTTTCACATCTTCCCAACACAGTCACTTTCATGCTTACAGTAAAGGGTGACAGCATGATAAATGCCGGAATATTTGACGGTGATTATGTATTGGTAGAACAACGGGATATCGCTGCTGACGGTGAAAAAGTGGTCGCTATGGTGGACGATTCAGCAACCGTAAAAACCTTTTATAAAGAAGACGGGTATTACAGGCTGCAGCCTGAGAATGATTCGATGGACCCGATTTTGATATACAAAGATTTGCGAATACTTGGGATTGTTATCGGAGTATTTCGATTTTTCAAAAAATGA
- the rsfS gene encoding ribosome silencing factor, translating into MNQSKKVANLAIAALEEKKASDIRIIDIEHISTLADYFLIASGSNRSQVQAMADNVEECLSKLGYEPKSIEGYQNANWILMDYGDVVIHLFDDQNRLFYDLERIWRDGKVIEKEDLNS; encoded by the coding sequence ATGAATCAATCAAAAAAAGTAGCAAATCTTGCAATAGCAGCACTGGAAGAGAAGAAGGCAAGTGATATTAGAATTATTGATATAGAACACATCTCAACACTTGCCGATTATTTTCTGATCGCCAGTGGTTCAAACCGCAGCCAGGTTCAGGCAATGGCTGATAATGTAGAGGAATGTCTGAGCAAATTGGGATATGAGCCTAAAAGCATCGAGGGATATCAGAATGCAAATTGGATTCTGATGGATTATGGTGATGTAGTAATTCATCTATTTGATGATCAAAACCGTCTGTTTTATGACCTGGAACGTATCTGGAGAGACGGAAAAGTGATAGAGAAAGAAGACCTGAATTCATAG
- the yqeK gene encoding bis(5'-nucleosyl)-tetraphosphatase (symmetrical) YqeK — protein MESANYDLIKLKKHLKRRLDQKRFHHTIGVMYTAAALAMAHGMDFVQAETAGLLHDCAKCIPDTKKIQICERKNISITCCERDHPDLLHSKLGAYLSKTDYGITDQDILDAITWHTTGKPDMSELEKIIFIADYIEPSRDKAPNLTEIRQLAFSDLNECMYQILKDTVHYLKGKSGSMDETTVDAYLYYSNYHNSREE, from the coding sequence ATGGAATCAGCAAACTACGATCTTATAAAATTGAAAAAACATTTAAAAAGAAGATTGGATCAGAAGCGCTTTCACCATACCATTGGCGTCATGTATACGGCTGCAGCTCTTGCGATGGCACACGGTATGGACTTCGTACAGGCAGAAACAGCCGGATTACTGCATGACTGCGCAAAATGCATCCCCGACACAAAAAAAATCCAAATATGTGAGAGGAAAAATATTTCTATAACCTGTTGTGAAAGAGATCACCCTGACCTCCTTCATTCAAAGCTGGGTGCCTATCTGTCAAAGACGGACTATGGAATTACGGATCAGGATATCCTTGATGCGATTACCTGGCATACGACGGGGAAGCCAGATATGAGTGAGCTTGAAAAAATTATCTTTATCGCAGATTATATAGAACCCAGTAGGGACAAGGCTCCGAATTTGACAGAAATAAGACAACTGGCTTTTTCTGATTTAAATGAATGTATGTATCAAATATTAAAGGACACAGTTCATTACCTGAAAGGGAAATCGGGCTCAATGGACGAAACAACAGTAGACGCTTACCTATACTACAGCAATTATCACAATAGCAGAGAAGAGTGA
- the nadD gene encoding nicotinate-nucleotide adenylyltransferase — MKNKIGIMGGTFDPIHIGHLILGEAAYDQFNLDEVWFMPAGNPPHKRNRKGRATDIQRTEMVKLAIAPNPHFKLSLEEMNEDGYSFTYRTMEHLNHVYPDTDFYFIIGADSLLDFDTWKEPARIACACRIVVATRNQINQAEFDRVLEKRQKEFRGCFLKLDTPNLDIASKTIRSWIRDKKTTRYYLAEDVRRYIIKNRIYEV, encoded by the coding sequence ATGAAAAACAAAATCGGAATTATGGGTGGGACCTTTGACCCGATTCATATCGGTCATCTGATTCTCGGGGAAGCTGCATATGATCAATTCAATCTCGACGAAGTGTGGTTTATGCCCGCCGGAAATCCTCCTCATAAGAGAAATCGAAAAGGACGTGCAACAGACATCCAGAGAACTGAGATGGTAAAACTTGCAATTGCCCCAAATCCACATTTTAAACTGTCCCTGGAGGAAATGAATGAAGATGGCTATAGTTTTACTTATCGAACCATGGAACATCTGAACCATGTATATCCGGATACGGATTTTTACTTCATAATCGGAGCAGATTCACTGCTGGATTTTGACACGTGGAAAGAACCAGCCAGAATTGCCTGTGCCTGCAGGATTGTAGTAGCCACCAGAAATCAGATCAATCAGGCAGAGTTCGACCGTGTCCTTGAAAAACGCCAGAAAGAGTTTCGCGGCTGCTTTTTGAAACTTGACACACCAAATCTGGATATTGCTTCAAAGACAATAAGAAGCTGGATCAGGGATAAGAAAACTACACGATATTATCTGGCGGAAGATGTACGCAGATATATCATCAAAAACAGGATTTATGAGGTTTAA
- the yhbY gene encoding ribosome assembly RNA-binding protein YhbY, with product MTSKQRAYLKGLAMDMEPILQIGKASLTPKFTASVAEALAARELIKINVLQNCMDDAKDIASTLAERTGSQLVQVIGKKIILYKEGKKDKKKIELPK from the coding sequence ATGACAAGTAAACAAAGAGCTTACTTAAAAGGACTTGCTATGGATATGGAGCCAATTCTTCAGATTGGAAAAGCTTCCCTTACACCAAAGTTTACCGCATCTGTAGCAGAAGCTTTAGCTGCACGGGAGCTGATTAAGATCAATGTTCTTCAAAACTGTATGGATGATGCAAAAGACATTGCCTCTACACTTGCGGAAAGGACAGGTTCTCAGCTTGTACAAGTAATAGGTAAAAAGATTATCCTTTACAAAGAGGGAAAAAAGGATAAAAAGAAGATAGAATTACCAAAATAA